In one Nostoc sp. KVJ3 genomic region, the following are encoded:
- a CDS encoding Dps family protein produces MPTQNTSITEVDGSQPLLHQHGYEIQQYGTLRDLPIVLNPSARSESCVLVNQILADTIILYHLYKKHHWLMRGHTFYQLHLLLDKHASEQIELIDALGERVQTLGGVAIADPRHVAEVTKIKRPPNGVEEVPVMLSRLLEAHELIVGELRVAIDKTAANQDSGTNDLLVSQVLRTNETQVWFLAEHLVDTPLVRS; encoded by the coding sequence GTGCCGACTCAAAATACAAGTATCACTGAAGTCGATGGCAGTCAACCCTTACTGCATCAACATGGATATGAAATTCAGCAGTATGGGACTCTTCGTGATTTGCCAATTGTTCTCAACCCCAGTGCCCGCAGCGAAAGCTGTGTTTTAGTCAATCAGATTTTGGCAGATACGATTATTCTCTATCACCTTTACAAGAAACATCACTGGTTGATGCGCGGACATACGTTTTATCAACTGCATCTGTTGCTCGACAAACACGCCAGCGAACAAATTGAGTTGATTGATGCACTGGGTGAACGGGTACAAACACTCGGAGGTGTGGCGATCGCTGATCCACGTCATGTGGCAGAAGTCACTAAGATTAAGCGTCCGCCCAACGGCGTTGAAGAAGTACCTGTGATGTTGTCGCGGTTACTGGAAGCCCACGAGTTAATCGTTGGGGAATTGAGAGTGGCGATCGATAAAACAGCAGCAAATCAAGATAGTGGCACTAACGATTTGTTAGTGAGCCAAGTGCTGCGAACCAATGAGACGCAAGTTTGGTTTCTGGCAGAGCATTTGGTGGATACACCATTGGTACGCAGTTAA
- a CDS encoding alpha/beta fold hydrolase, producing MMVFTWKKVQKLLLWLFALSVVVGISMHPTPATSKELPQASNSKPAIVLVHGAYADGTSWQHVIPLLEQDGYRVTAVQIPLTSLADDVATTKRVIENQKGSVVVVGHSYGGNVITGAAAGNPQVKALVYVNAFAPDVGEKTSDLNKRYAAPPISTAIVSDAANFLYVDRGKFHEFFAQDVSEAEARVMAATQKPIASAAFEQSVNEIAWKTIPSWFIVTQSDRAINPELQRFMAKRINAKTTEVNSSHVPFISHPKEVTKVIEAASTAVK from the coding sequence ATGATGGTTTTTACATGGAAAAAAGTTCAAAAATTGTTGCTGTGGTTATTTGCATTAAGTGTTGTCGTTGGAATATCAATGCATCCAACACCAGCCACCTCCAAGGAATTACCTCAAGCGTCCAACTCTAAACCTGCGATCGTTCTCGTTCATGGGGCTTATGCTGACGGTACATCATGGCAACACGTTATTCCATTGTTAGAGCAGGATGGCTACAGAGTGACTGCTGTGCAGATTCCGCTCACTTCTCTTGCTGATGATGTGGCAACGACGAAGCGGGTAATTGAGAATCAGAAGGGTTCTGTTGTAGTAGTTGGACATTCTTATGGTGGAAATGTAATCACGGGTGCGGCGGCTGGCAATCCACAGGTGAAAGCTCTGGTTTATGTTAATGCTTTCGCACCAGATGTCGGTGAAAAGACGAGTGATTTGAATAAAAGGTACGCAGCGCCTCCGATTAGTACGGCAATTGTGTCTGATGCTGCAAACTTCCTCTATGTTGATCGCGGGAAGTTTCACGAATTTTTTGCCCAAGACGTATCGGAGGCTGAGGCGCGAGTGATGGCAGCAACCCAAAAGCCGATCGCCAGCGCAGCGTTTGAGCAATCAGTGAATGAAATCGCCTGGAAAACGATTCCTTCCTGGTTTATCGTGACTCAAAGCGATCGCGCCATCAACCCTGAACTTCAACGATTTATGGCTAAACGGATTAATGCTAAGACAACCGAAGTTAACTCCAGTCATGTTCCTTTTATCTCTCATCCAAAAGAAGTTACCAAAGTGATTGAAGCAGCAAGCACTGCTGTAAAGTAA
- a CDS encoding DsbA family protein, whose translation MTYNRDNRSLFVLPSTQDHIQGVLNAAVVFVMYGDYECFQSANVYRLIKVAGQQLKVSFGENNLGFIFRHFPQKQIHPHAQRAAEAAEAAAAQGQFWQMHEMLFIHQQELGNGYLVEYANRLGLDISQFLQDLSKGAYVNRINADIEGGLRSGVEAAPALFINGIRYLDRWTVEQIMAAIVAAND comes from the coding sequence ATGACTTACAACCGTGATAATCGTTCTTTATTCGTTCTGCCTTCAACCCAGGATCATATTCAAGGTGTACTGAATGCTGCTGTAGTCTTCGTCATGTATGGAGATTATGAATGTTTTCAAAGTGCTAACGTCTATCGATTGATTAAAGTTGCCGGGCAGCAATTGAAGGTTTCGTTTGGAGAAAACAATTTAGGTTTTATCTTCCGTCACTTTCCCCAGAAACAGATTCATCCACATGCTCAACGGGCAGCTGAAGCCGCAGAAGCAGCAGCGGCTCAAGGGCAGTTTTGGCAAATGCATGAGATGCTGTTTATCCATCAACAGGAATTGGGAAATGGCTATCTAGTCGAGTATGCCAATCGTTTAGGACTTGATATTTCTCAATTTTTGCAGGATTTATCCAAGGGAGCGTATGTCAATCGTATCAATGCGGATATTGAAGGTGGACTGCGAAGTGGAGTGGAGGCTGCACCCGCTTTGTTTATTAATGGAATTCGCTATCTCGATCGCTGGACTGTTGAGCAGATAATGGCAGCCATTGTTGCTGCAAATGATTAA